In Gorilla gorilla gorilla isolate KB3781 chromosome 12, NHGRI_mGorGor1-v2.1_pri, whole genome shotgun sequence, the following are encoded in one genomic region:
- the LOC129531718 gene encoding ubiquitin-conjugating enzyme E2 D1: MALKRIQKELSDLQRDPPAHCSAGPVGDDLFHWQATIMGPPDSAYQGGVFFLTVHFPTDYPFKPPKIAFTTKIYHPNINSNGSICLDILRSQWSPALTVSKVLLSICSLLCDPNPDDPLVPDIAQIYKSDKEKYNRHAREWTQKYAM, from the coding sequence ATGGCGCTGAAGCGGATTCAGAAAGAATTGAGTGATCTACAGCGCGATCCACCTGCTCACTGTTCAGCTGGACCTGTGGGAGATGACTTGTTCCACTGGCAAGCCACTATTATGGGGCCTCCTGATAGCGCATATCAAGGTGGAGTCTTCTTTCTCACTGTACATTTTCCGACAGATTATCCTTTTAAACCACCAAAGATTGCTTTCACAACAAAAATTTACCATCCAAACATAAACAGTAATGGAAGTATTTGTCTCGATATTCTGAGGTCACAATGGTCACCAGCTCTGACTGTATCAAAAGTTTTATTGTCCATATGTTCTCTACTTTGTGATCCTAATCCAGATGACCCCTTAGTACCAGATATTGCACAAATCTATAAAtcagacaaagaaaaatacaacagaCATGCAAGAGAATGGACTCAGAAATATGCaatgtaa
- the LOC101149632 gene encoding guanine nucleotide-binding protein subunit alpha-11 produces MALESMMACCLSDEVKESKRINAEIEKQLRRDKRDARRELKLLLLGTGESGKSTFIKQMRIIHGAGYSEEDKRGFTKLVYQNIFTAMQAMIRAMETLKILYKYEQNKANALLIREVDVEKVTTFEHQYVSAIKTLWEDPGIQECYDRRREYQLSDSAKYYLTDVDRIATLGYLPTQQDVLRVRVPTTGIIEYPFDLENIIFRMVDVGGQRSERRKWIHCFENVTSIMFLVALSEYDQVLVESDNENRMEESKALFRTIITYPRFQNSSVILFLNKKDLLEDKILYSHLVDYFPEFDGPQRDAQAAREFILKMFVDLNPNSDKIIYSHFTCATDTGNIRFVFAAVKDTILQLNLKEYNLV; encoded by the coding sequence ATGGCTCTGGAGTCCATGATGGCGTGTTGCCTGAGCGATGAGGTGAAGGAGTCCAAGCGGATCAACGCCGAGATCGAGAAGCAGCTGCGGCGGGACAAGCGCGACGCCCGGCGCGAGCTCAAGCTGCTGCTGCTCGGCACGGGCGAGAGCGGGAAGAGCACGTTCATCAAGCAGATGCGCATCATCCATGGCGCCGGCTACTCGGAGGAGGACAAGCGCGGCTTCACCAAGCTCGTCTACCagaacatcttcaccgccatgcaGGCCATGATCCGAGCCATGGAGACGCTCAAGATCCTCTACAAGTACGAGCAGAACAAGGCCAATGCGCTCCTGATCCGGGAGGTGGACGTGGAGAAGGTGACCACCTTCGAGCATCAGTACGTCAGCGCCATCAAGACCCTGTGGGAGGACCCGGGCATCCAGGAATGCTACGACCGCAGGCGCGAGTACCAGCTCTCCGACTCCGCCAAGTACTACCTGACCGACGTTGACCGCATCGCCACCTTGGGCTACCTGCCCACCCAGCAGGACGTGCTGCGGGTCCGCGTGCCCACCACCGGCATCATCGAGTACCCTTTCGACCTGGAGAACATCATCTTCCGGATGGTGGATGTGGGGGGCCAGCGGTCAGAGCGGAGGAAGTGGATCCACTGCTTTGAGAACGTGACATCCATCATGTTTCTCGTTGCCCTCAGCGAATACGACCAAGTCCTGGTGGAGTCGGACAACGAGAACCGGATGGAGGAGAGCAAAGCCCTGTTCCGGACCATCATCACCTACCCCCGGTTCCAGAACTCCTCCGTCATCCTCTTCCTCAACAAGAAGGACCTGCTGGAGGACAAGATCCTGTACTCGCACCTGGTGGACTACTTCCCCGAGTTCGACGGTCCCCAGCGGGACGCCCAGGCGGCGCGGGAGTTCATCCTGAAGATGTTCGTGGACCTGAACCCCAACAGCGACAAGATCATCTACTCACACTTCACGTGTGCCACCGACACGGGGAACATCCGCTTTGTGTTCGCGGCCGTGAAGGACACCATCCTGCAGCTCAACCTCAAGGAGTACAACCTGGTCTGA
- the LOC101148848 gene encoding fumarylacetoacetate hydrolase domain-containing protein 2B isoform X3 has protein sequence MAHVAGFTVAHDMSARDWLTRRNGKQWLLGKTFDTFCPLGPALVTKDSVADPHNLKICCRVNGEVVQSSNTNQMVFKTEDLIAWVSQFVTFSPGDVILTGTPPGVGVFRKPPVFLKKGDEVQCEIEELGVIINKVV, from the exons ATGGCCCACGTGGCCGGCTTCACTGTGGCTCATGACATGAGTGCTCGTGACTGGCTAACAAGACGCAATGGGAAACAGTGGCTGCTGGGAAAAACCTTCGACACCTTCTGCCCTCTGGGCCCTGCCTTGGTGACCAAGGACAGTGTAGCAG ATCCACACAACTTAAAGATCTGCTGCCGAGTGAATGGGGAAGTGGTCCAGAGCAGCAACACCAACCAGATGGTATTCAAGACAGAGGACCTGATAGCCTGGGTGTCCCA GTTTGTTACCTTTTCCCCAGGGGATGTCATCCTGACTGGGACCCCCCCAGGTGTCGGTGTATTCAGGAAACCTCCTGTCTTTCTCAAG AAGGGGGATGAAGTCCAGTGTGAGATTGAAGAACTAGGTGTCATCATCAACAAGGTGGTGTGA
- the LOC101148848 gene encoding fumarylacetoacetate hydrolase domain-containing protein 2B isoform X2: MAHVAGFTVAHDMSARDWLTRRNGKQWLLGKTFDTFCPLGPALVTKDSVADPHNLKICCRVNGEVVQSSNTNQMVFKTEDLIAWVSQFVTFSPGDVILTGTPPGVGVFRKPPVFLKVSEGPDSTDGELWVCTLWKEERSEGSR; the protein is encoded by the exons ATGGCCCACGTGGCCGGCTTCACTGTGGCTCATGACATGAGTGCTCGTGACTGGCTAACAAGACGCAATGGGAAACAGTGGCTGCTGGGAAAAACCTTCGACACCTTCTGCCCTCTGGGCCCTGCCTTGGTGACCAAGGACAGTGTAGCAG ATCCACACAACTTAAAGATCTGCTGCCGAGTGAATGGGGAAGTGGTCCAGAGCAGCAACACCAACCAGATGGTATTCAAGACAGAGGACCTGATAGCCTGGGTGTCCCA GTTTGTTACCTTTTCCCCAGGGGATGTCATCCTGACTGGGACCCCCCCAGGTGTCGGTGTATTCAGGAAACCTCCTGTCTTTCTCAAG GTCTCTGAAGGTCCAGACAGCACTGATGGCGAGCTTTGGGTCTGCACACtctggaaagaagagagaagtgaAGGCTCTAGGTAG
- the LOC101148848 gene encoding fumarylacetoacetate hydrolase domain-containing protein 2B isoform X1, whose translation MAHVAGFTVAHDMSARDWLTRRNGKQWLLGKTFDTFCPLGPALVTKDSVADPHNLKICCRVNGEVVQSSNTNQMVFKTEDLIAWVSQFVTFSPGDVILTGTPPGVGVFRKPPVFLKVSEGPDSTDGELWVCTLWKEERSEGSRGQQPPANTTACRSLG comes from the exons ATGGCCCACGTGGCCGGCTTCACTGTGGCTCATGACATGAGTGCTCGTGACTGGCTAACAAGACGCAATGGGAAACAGTGGCTGCTGGGAAAAACCTTCGACACCTTCTGCCCTCTGGGCCCTGCCTTGGTGACCAAGGACAGTGTAGCAG ATCCACACAACTTAAAGATCTGCTGCCGAGTGAATGGGGAAGTGGTCCAGAGCAGCAACACCAACCAGATGGTATTCAAGACAGAGGACCTGATAGCCTGGGTGTCCCA GTTTGTTACCTTTTCCCCAGGGGATGTCATCCTGACTGGGACCCCCCCAGGTGTCGGTGTATTCAGGAAACCTCCTGTCTTTCTCAAG GTCTCTGAAGGTCCAGACAGCACTGATGGCGAGCTTTGGGTCTGCACACtctggaaagaagagagaagtgaAGGCTCTAG GGGGCAGCAGCCACCAGCAAACACCACTGCCTGCAGGAGCCTGGGCTGA